One segment of Carya illinoinensis cultivar Pawnee chromosome 1, C.illinoinensisPawnee_v1, whole genome shotgun sequence DNA contains the following:
- the LOC122290094 gene encoding protein RDM16-like isoform X2, with translation MQKELSEKLKKIPLLNKGASSTPDGSPHLELKEGLKAPSITTGTGQGPILSMAPTALSIGVASSSSSLPAAASVMSPATGPSAPAGLTTIPNIEAVKRAQELAARMGFRQDPEFAPLINLFPGQMATDVAVPQKPSKAPVLRLDALGREVDEHGNVVNLTKPSNLSTLKVNINKQKKDAFQILKPELDVDPESNPHFDGSLGINKTKLLRPKRMAFQFVEEGKWSKEAEHIKLKSKFGEAQAKEQKAKQAQLAKAKAAPDINPNLIEVAERVITKEKPKDPIPEIEWWDLPVLQFGAYGDVTDATMAEDKLKMEKITFYVEHPRPIEPPAEPAPPPPQPLKLTKKEQKKLRTQRRLAREKDKQEMIRQGLIEPPKPKVKMSNLMKVLGSEATQDPTRLEKEIRSAAAEREQAHIDRNIARKLTPAERREKKERKLFDEPSTLETIVSVYRINDLSHPQTRFKVDVNAQENRLTGCAVISDGITVVAVEGGNKSIKRYGKLMLKRINWAAAVKEEDEDEEESDDKPANKCVLVWQGSVAKSSFNRFTVHECMTEAAARKIFADAGVAHYWDLAVNFSDDQT, from the exons ATGCAAAAAGAATTGTCTGAgaagctgaagaagattccTCTC CTGAACAAGGGTGCTAGTTCAACTCCAGATGGTAGCCCACACTTGGAATTGAAGGAGGGGCTGAAAGCACCATCTATTACTACTGGAACAGGACAAGGGCCAATTCTTTCTATGGCCCCCACAGCACTTTCAATTGGGGTAGCATCTAGTTCATCAAGCTTACCTGCTGCAGCTTCTGTGATGTCACCTGCCACTGGTCCTAGTGCACCGGCAGGCCTCACAACTATACCCAACATTGAGGCAGTGAAACGTGCACAGGAACTTGCTGCCAGGATGGGGTTTCGTCAGGACCCAGAGTTTGCTCCTCTTATAAACTTGTTTCCAGGTCAGATGGCAACAGATGTTGCTGTCCCGCAGAAGCCATCCAAGGCCCCTGTGCTTCGTCTCGATGCACTTGGTAGGGAGGTAGATGAACATGGAAATGTGGTGAATTTGACAAAACCAAGCAACCTCAGCACTCTAaag GTCAATATTAACAAACAAAAGAAGGATGCATTTCAGATTCTTAAACCTGAATTGGATGTTGATCCAGAATCAAATCCTCATTTTGATGGAAGTTTGGGAATAAACAAGACTAAGCTGTTGAGGCCAAAGAGGATGGCTTTTCAGTTTGTTGAAGAAGGCAAGTGGTCAAAAGAGGCGGAGCATATTAAGTTGAAG agtAAATTTGGAGAAGCACAAGCAAAAGAGCAGAAGGCAAAACAGGCCCAGTTGGCTAAGGCAAAGGCAGCCCCTGATATTAATCCAAATTTGATAGAGGTAGCAGAGAGAGTTATCACCAAAGAGAAACCTAAGGACCCAATTCCTGAAATTGAGTGGTG GGATCTGCCTGTTTTGCAATTTGGTGCTTATGGTGATGTTACCGATGCTACCATGGCTGAAGATAAACTAAAGATGGAGAAGATCACTTTCTATGTGGAACACCCTCGTCCAATTGAGCCCCCTGCTGAGCCAGCTCCTCCACCACCTCAACCCTTGAAGCTAACCAAGAAGGAGCAGAAGAAACTTCGGACCCAGCGACGTCTGGCTAGGGAGAAAGATAAGCAGGAGATGATTAGACAAGGCCTAATTGAGCCTCCAAAGCCTAAAGTTAAAATGAGCAATCTGATGAAAGTTCTTGGTTCCGAagcaacccaagatccaacgaGGCTTGAAAAGGAAATCAGGAGTGCAGCTGCTGAACGGGAGCAAGCTCACATTGACAGGAATATTGCTCGCAAACTCACTCCTGCTGAGCGCCGTGAAAAGAAAGAGCGGAAGCTTTTTGATGAGCCAAGTACACTGGAGACCATTGTATCGGTTTACCGGATCAATGACCTGTCACACCCGCAGACCCGCTTCAAAGTTGATGTCAATGCCCAGGAAAACCGCCTGACTGGATGTGCTGTGATTTCTGATGGCATCACTGTTGTGGCTGTTGAAGGTGGTAACAAGTCCATAAAGCGGTATGGAAAGCTCATGCTTAAGCGCATAAACTGGGCTGCTGCTGTAAAAGAGGAAGATGAGGATGAAGAGGAAAGTGATGATAAACCTGCTAACAAGTGTGTCTTAGTATGGCAGGGAAGTGTTGCAAAATCGAGCTTCAATAGGTTCACTGTTCACGAGTGCATGACTGAAGCTGCTGCCCGAAAGATTTTTGCAGATGCTGGTGTTGCTCATTACTGGGATCTTGCGGTTAACTTTTCAGATGATCAAACATAA
- the LOC122290086 gene encoding ABC transporter G family member 1-like — translation MSRIAADSFAPARHTLPTVSHLMELQDHDLPRANTSASPTLGQLLKRVGDARKEATGDGNETPVHQVLDLTDTTLEPRPLPFVLSFSSLTYSVKVPRKMTFRALFPRRLNRLGAATEADPVSGERLFTSTKTLLNDISGEARDGEIMAVLGASGSGKSTLIDALANRIAKGSLKGTVTLNGEAFESRLLKVISAYVMQDDLLFPMLTVEETLMFSAEFRLPRTLSKSKKKMRVQALIDQLGLRNAAKTIIGDEGHRGVSGGERRRVSIGIDIIHDPIILFLDEPTSGLDSTSAFMVVKVLQRIAQSGSIVIMSVHQPSYRILGLLDHLIFLSRGQTVYSGSPTNLPQFFAEFGHPIPDSENRTEFALDLIRGLEGSPGGTKSLVEFNKSWQNMKKHDSSARNSSSETDRQCLSLKEAISASISRGKLVSGATNDVNPSSMVPRFANPMWTEMAVLAKRSMMNSRRMPELFGIRLGAVLVTGFILATMFWQLDNSPKGVQERLGFFAFAMSTTYYTCADALPVFLQERYIFMRETAYNAYRRSSYVFSHSLVSLPSLIFLSLAFAATTFWAVGLDGGFSGFLFYFLIILASFWAGNSFVTFLSGVVPHVMLGYTIVVAILAYFLLFSGFFINRDRIPSYWIWFHYISLVKYPYEAVLQNEFSDPTKCFVKGVQIFDNTPLGTVPTSLKLKLLESMSNTLGVQITSTTCLTTGSDLLQQQGITDLSKWNCLWITVAWGFFFRILFYFCLLLGSKNKRS, via the coding sequence ATGTCTCGTATCGCTGCCGATTCTTTTGCGCCGGCGAGACATACTTTGCCTACTGTCAGTCACTTGATGGAGCTCCAAGACCACGACCTCCCTCGCGCCAACACCAGCGCGTCTCCCACGCTAGGCCAGCTTCTGAAGCGGGTTGGAGATGCCAGGAAGGAAGCCACCGGAGACGGCAACGAGACCCCCGTGCACCAGGTTCTTGATCTCACCGACACGACCCTCGAGCCTCGTCCCTTGCCTTTTGTCCTCTCTTTCAGCAGTTTGACCTACAGCGTCAAGGTCCCCCGCAAGATGACCTTTCGGGCACTTTTTCCCCGGCGACTAAACAGGCTCGGTGCCGCCACAGAGGCGGATCCGGTTTCCGGAGAGAGACTTTTCACGAGTACAAAGACTCTCCTGAACGACATTTCGGGTGAAGCTCGCGACGGCGAGATTATGGCGGTTCTAGGCGCCAGCGGATCGGGAAAATCCACACTGATAGATGCGTTGGCAAATAGGATCGCGAAGGGAAGCCTGAAAGGAACGGTGACTTTGAACGGCGAGGCCTTTGAGTCCAGGCTTCTAAAAGTGATTTCGGCTTACGTAATGCAAGACGACCTGTTGTTCCCCATGCTAACTGTGGAAGAAACCTTAATGTTCTCGGCGGAGTTTCGGTTGCCGAGAACGCTCTCCAAGTCCAAGAAGAAGATGCGAGTCCAAGCACTAATCGACCAATTAGGGCTCCGAAACGCCGCCAAGACTATTATTGGCGACGAAGGCCACCGCGGGGTCTCCGGAGGCGAGCGTCGGCGAGTGTCGATTGGAATCGACATCATTCACGACCCGATTATCTTGTTCCTCGACGAACCAACGTCGGGGCTCGACTCCACGAGTGCATTCATGGTGGTGAAGGTTTTACAGAGAATTGCTCAGAGTGGAAGCATAGTGATCATGTCCGTTCACCAGCCGAGTTACCGAATTCTCGGGCTACTGGACCACTTGATTTTCTTATCGCGGGGACAAACTGTTTACAGCGGCTCACCTACGAACCTTCCTCAATTCTTCGCGGAGTTCGGTCACCCCATCCCGGACAGCGAAAACCGAACCGAGTTCGCTCTTGACCTAATCCGCGGGCTGGAGGGTTCGCCCGGTGGGACGAAGAGTTTGGTGGAGTTCAACAAGTCGTGGCAGAACATGAAGAAGCACGACAGCAGCGCTCGGAATTCCTCCTCCGAGACGGACCGGCAGTGTTTGTCACTCAAAGAAGCAATCAGCGCCAGCATTTCCAGAGGGAAATTAGTCTCCGGCGCCACCAACGACGTGAACCCGTCGTCAATGGTCCCAAGATTCGCGAACCCGATGTGGACAGAAATGGCCGTACTGGCGAAGCGGTCTATGATGAACTCGCGCCGAATGCCAGAGCTTTTCGGGATTCGGTTGGGTGCGGTCTTGGTGACAGGCTTTATCTTGGCCACCATGTTCTGGCAGCTGGATAACTCTCCCAAAGGCGTTCAAGAACGATTAGGGTTCTTTGCGTTTGCCATGTCCACCACGTACTACACCTGCGCCGATGCCCTCCCGGTCTTCCTCCAAGAGCGTTACATCTTCATGAGGGAAACCGCTTACAATGCATATCGGCGGTCGTCCTACGTTTTCTCTCACTCGCTCGTGTCTTTGCCTTCATTGATTTTCCTCTCCTTAGCGTTCGCGGCGACGACATTTTGGGCGGTCGGCCTAGACGGAGGGTTTTCTGGATTCTTGTTCTACTTCTTGATCATCTTGGCGTCGTTCTGGGCCGGAAACTCCTTCGTAACGTTTCTCTCCGGCGTGGTTCCTCACGTAATGCTTGGATACACCATAGTCGTAGCAATATTGGCATACTTCCTTCTCTTCAGTGGCTTCTTCATAAACCGTGATCGCATCCCGTCCTACTGGATCTGGTTCCATTACATCTCCCTCGTGAAATATCCCTACGAAGCCGTTTTGCAAAACGAGTTCAGTGATCCAACCAAGTGCTTCGTAAAGGGAGTTCAGATTTTTGATAACACGCCGCTCGGTACCGTTCCCACATCGCTGAAATTGAAGCTTTTGGAAAGCATGAGCAACACACTGGGGGTGCAGATAACGAGCACCACGTGCTTGACCACTGGCTCGGATTTATTGCAGCAGCAAGGAATCACTGACTTGAGCAAGTGGAACTGTTTGTGGATCACGGTGGCTTGGGGTTTCTTTTTCAGGATACTGTTTTACTTCTGTTTGTTGCTGGGTagcaagaacaagaggagttgA
- the LOC122290094 gene encoding protein RDM16-like isoform X1 codes for MDSLSERERPSKRTREDRDHRGRDHKHRSSRDDKHRDSSDHHHRHRSRRCRSREEREGSRDRDSKRDRPNEDERERDGSIDRLERSYEPLSEREGSRERDRPKHRDAKREPLDEDYEDHYERPHERDGSVERRHSSQSHKRKERGSEERSDGGEKKARVLERRRFEDGKEASGEKRKEKRKERRRFDDGVKKEEEEEEDNEGGLEDGKRVNMCEVKVQVKEEVSDGEHLGNYQSTTTANASGPAGNGAALESLTMESRRVPDTSFAPSHPFPTKVSSIYTTNENKGVSITRSHEVPGKSSTDGTSSAAGKSGSLSLDALAKAKKALQMQKELSEKLKKIPLLNKGASSTPDGSPHLELKEGLKAPSITTGTGQGPILSMAPTALSIGVASSSSSLPAAASVMSPATGPSAPAGLTTIPNIEAVKRAQELAARMGFRQDPEFAPLINLFPGQMATDVAVPQKPSKAPVLRLDALGREVDEHGNVVNLTKPSNLSTLKVNINKQKKDAFQILKPELDVDPESNPHFDGSLGINKTKLLRPKRMAFQFVEEGKWSKEAEHIKLKSKFGEAQAKEQKAKQAQLAKAKAAPDINPNLIEVAERVITKEKPKDPIPEIEWWDLPVLQFGAYGDVTDATMAEDKLKMEKITFYVEHPRPIEPPAEPAPPPPQPLKLTKKEQKKLRTQRRLAREKDKQEMIRQGLIEPPKPKVKMSNLMKVLGSEATQDPTRLEKEIRSAAAEREQAHIDRNIARKLTPAERREKKERKLFDEPSTLETIVSVYRINDLSHPQTRFKVDVNAQENRLTGCAVISDGITVVAVEGGNKSIKRYGKLMLKRINWAAAVKEEDEDEEESDDKPANKCVLVWQGSVAKSSFNRFTVHECMTEAAARKIFADAGVAHYWDLAVNFSDDQT; via the exons ATGGACAGCCTCTCGGAGAGGGAGAGACCAAGCAAGCGCACCCGAGAGGATCGAGACCACCGCGGTAGAGACCACAAGCACCGATCCTCCAGGGACGACAAGCATCGGGACTCCTCCGATCACCACCACCGTCACCGATCTCGGCGCTGCCGCTCCCGGGAAGAACGCGAGGGTAGTAGAGATCGAGATTCCAAGCGCGATAGGCCCAACGAggatgagagggagagagatgggAGCATAGATCGGCTCGAGAGGTCTTATGAACCGTTGAGCGAGAGGGAGGGgagcagagagagagaccggCCTAAGCATCGGGATGCCAAACGCGAGCCGTTGGATGAAGATTATGAGGATCATTACGAGAGACCGCACGAGAGAGACGGTTCGGTGGAGAGGCGGCATTCCTCGCAATCGCACAAGAGGAAGGAGAGAGGGAGCGAGGAAAGGAGTGATGGTGGTGAGAAGAAGGCTAGGGTTTTGGAGAGAAGACGGTTTGAGGATGGGAAGGAAGCAAGTGGAGaaaagaggaaggagaagagaaaGGAGAGGAGGAGGTTTGATGATGGAGTGAAaaaggaagaggaggaagaggaagataaTGAAGGGGGTTTGGAAGACGGGAAACGGGTGAATATGTGTGAGGTTAAGGTTCAGGTCAAGGAAGAGGTGAGTGATGGTGAGCATCTCGGTAACTACCAGAGCACCACCACGGCGAATGCAAGTGGTCCAGCGGGGAAT GGTGCTGCTCTGGAATCACTCACCATGGAATCTAGGAGGGTGCCTGATACCTCTTTCGCTCCTAGCCATCCGTTTCCCACAAAGGTATCTTCAATTTATACCACAAATGAAAATAAGGGAGTTAGTATTACCAGATCTCATGAGGTTCCTGGAAAATCTAGTACAGATGGGACATCTTCAGCTGCTGGAAAAAGTGGGAGCCTATCTCTTGATGCTTTAGCTAAAGCAAAGAAAGCTTTACAAATGCAAAAAGAATTGTCTGAgaagctgaagaagattccTCTC CTGAACAAGGGTGCTAGTTCAACTCCAGATGGTAGCCCACACTTGGAATTGAAGGAGGGGCTGAAAGCACCATCTATTACTACTGGAACAGGACAAGGGCCAATTCTTTCTATGGCCCCCACAGCACTTTCAATTGGGGTAGCATCTAGTTCATCAAGCTTACCTGCTGCAGCTTCTGTGATGTCACCTGCCACTGGTCCTAGTGCACCGGCAGGCCTCACAACTATACCCAACATTGAGGCAGTGAAACGTGCACAGGAACTTGCTGCCAGGATGGGGTTTCGTCAGGACCCAGAGTTTGCTCCTCTTATAAACTTGTTTCCAGGTCAGATGGCAACAGATGTTGCTGTCCCGCAGAAGCCATCCAAGGCCCCTGTGCTTCGTCTCGATGCACTTGGTAGGGAGGTAGATGAACATGGAAATGTGGTGAATTTGACAAAACCAAGCAACCTCAGCACTCTAaag GTCAATATTAACAAACAAAAGAAGGATGCATTTCAGATTCTTAAACCTGAATTGGATGTTGATCCAGAATCAAATCCTCATTTTGATGGAAGTTTGGGAATAAACAAGACTAAGCTGTTGAGGCCAAAGAGGATGGCTTTTCAGTTTGTTGAAGAAGGCAAGTGGTCAAAAGAGGCGGAGCATATTAAGTTGAAG agtAAATTTGGAGAAGCACAAGCAAAAGAGCAGAAGGCAAAACAGGCCCAGTTGGCTAAGGCAAAGGCAGCCCCTGATATTAATCCAAATTTGATAGAGGTAGCAGAGAGAGTTATCACCAAAGAGAAACCTAAGGACCCAATTCCTGAAATTGAGTGGTG GGATCTGCCTGTTTTGCAATTTGGTGCTTATGGTGATGTTACCGATGCTACCATGGCTGAAGATAAACTAAAGATGGAGAAGATCACTTTCTATGTGGAACACCCTCGTCCAATTGAGCCCCCTGCTGAGCCAGCTCCTCCACCACCTCAACCCTTGAAGCTAACCAAGAAGGAGCAGAAGAAACTTCGGACCCAGCGACGTCTGGCTAGGGAGAAAGATAAGCAGGAGATGATTAGACAAGGCCTAATTGAGCCTCCAAAGCCTAAAGTTAAAATGAGCAATCTGATGAAAGTTCTTGGTTCCGAagcaacccaagatccaacgaGGCTTGAAAAGGAAATCAGGAGTGCAGCTGCTGAACGGGAGCAAGCTCACATTGACAGGAATATTGCTCGCAAACTCACTCCTGCTGAGCGCCGTGAAAAGAAAGAGCGGAAGCTTTTTGATGAGCCAAGTACACTGGAGACCATTGTATCGGTTTACCGGATCAATGACCTGTCACACCCGCAGACCCGCTTCAAAGTTGATGTCAATGCCCAGGAAAACCGCCTGACTGGATGTGCTGTGATTTCTGATGGCATCACTGTTGTGGCTGTTGAAGGTGGTAACAAGTCCATAAAGCGGTATGGAAAGCTCATGCTTAAGCGCATAAACTGGGCTGCTGCTGTAAAAGAGGAAGATGAGGATGAAGAGGAAAGTGATGATAAACCTGCTAACAAGTGTGTCTTAGTATGGCAGGGAAGTGTTGCAAAATCGAGCTTCAATAGGTTCACTGTTCACGAGTGCATGACTGAAGCTGCTGCCCGAAAGATTTTTGCAGATGCTGGTGTTGCTCATTACTGGGATCTTGCGGTTAACTTTTCAGATGATCAAACATAA